In Herbaspirillum sp. WKF16, one genomic interval encodes:
- a CDS encoding MFS transporter: protein MPAADTAPPLPASTALNEHDATFRRVAWRIVPCVTLIWFLAWVDRVNVGFAKLTMMSDLHWSDAVYGAGAGIFFIGYFLFEVPSNMLLQKIGARKTIMRITIGWGVICVAMAWVQTPGQFYFLRFLMGAFEAGLQPGVILYLTYWLPAHRRGKALSVFVSASAVSLMIGSPLAAYIMELAQGAFGMQGWQWLFIIEGIPSVLAGIAALFILTDLPSRAKWLSEREKAHIAAEMADEERQLGPREHSFLASLRSAKIWLLIGVFFCIIAGNATLVYYGPSLVKEVGFTDIKTLGWIMGGIYACGWGGMVLNGWLSDRRQETRLHTAAAAAIGAVGLLLAAWCVGEKNAAGLIVALALSSAGTMGAIPIFWQLPGQYLSGNAIAIGLAVINSVANLAGYFSPQLLGYLKTSTGRYTQGLAGIALVEMLGALLILGFIGTRATARRN from the coding sequence ATGCCTGCCGCCGATACCGCACCGCCGCTACCCGCTTCCACGGCGCTGAACGAACATGACGCCACCTTCCGCCGCGTGGCCTGGCGCATCGTGCCCTGCGTCACGCTGATCTGGTTCCTGGCCTGGGTCGACCGGGTCAACGTCGGCTTCGCCAAGCTGACCATGATGAGCGACCTGCACTGGTCGGACGCCGTCTATGGCGCCGGCGCGGGCATCTTCTTCATCGGCTACTTCCTGTTCGAGGTACCGAGCAACATGCTGCTGCAAAAGATAGGCGCGCGCAAAACCATCATGCGCATCACCATCGGCTGGGGTGTGATCTGCGTGGCCATGGCCTGGGTGCAGACGCCGGGCCAGTTCTATTTCCTGCGTTTCCTGATGGGCGCCTTCGAGGCCGGCCTGCAGCCGGGCGTGATCCTCTACCTCACCTACTGGCTGCCGGCGCACCGCCGAGGCAAGGCGCTCTCGGTGTTCGTCTCGGCCTCGGCGGTGTCGCTGATGATCGGCAGTCCGCTGGCGGCCTACATCATGGAGCTCGCGCAGGGCGCCTTCGGCATGCAGGGATGGCAATGGCTGTTCATCATCGAGGGCATCCCCTCGGTGCTGGCCGGCATCGCCGCGTTGTTCATCCTGACCGACCTGCCGTCGCGGGCGAAATGGCTGTCCGAGCGCGAGAAGGCCCACATCGCCGCCGAGATGGCCGACGAGGAGCGCCAGCTCGGCCCGCGCGAGCACAGCTTCCTGGCCTCGCTCAGGAGCGCGAAGATCTGGCTGCTGATCGGCGTGTTCTTCTGCATCATCGCCGGCAACGCGACGCTGGTGTATTACGGGCCGAGCCTGGTCAAGGAAGTCGGCTTCACCGACATCAAGACGCTGGGCTGGATCATGGGCGGCATCTACGCCTGCGGCTGGGGCGGCATGGTCTTGAACGGCTGGCTCTCGGACCGGCGCCAGGAAACCCGCCTGCACACGGCAGCGGCCGCCGCCATCGGCGCCGTCGGCCTGTTGCTGGCCGCCTGGTGCGTGGGCGAGAAGAACGCCGCCGGGCTGATCGTGGCGCTGGCGCTGTCGTCGGCCGGCACCATGGGCGCGATCCCGATCTTCTGGCAGTTGCCAGGACAGTACCTCTCCGGCAACGCCATCGCCATCGGCCTGGCGGTCATCAATTCGGTCGCCAACCTGGCCGGCTATTTCTCGCCGCAACTGCTGGGCTATCTCAAGACCAGCACCGGACGCTATACCCAAGGCCTGGCCGGCATCGCGCTGGTGGAGATGCTGGGCGCGCTGCTGATCCTCGGTTTCATCGGCACGCGCGCGACCGCGCGGCGCAACTG
- a CDS encoding NADH:flavin oxidoreductase/NADH oxidase: protein MSALFQPFKLKDLTLRNRIAVPPMCQYMAVDGRVNEWHLSHYASIARGGAGLVIVEATSVAPEGRITPGCTGIWSDELAQAFVPVVQAIKAAGAVPGIQIGHAGRKASANRPWEGDDHIAAGDARGWDTIAPSAVAFGRGLPKVPKAMDLDDIARVRQDFVDAAVRARDAGFEWLELHFAHGYLAQSFFSAHSNQRDDIYGGSVENRARFLLETLRAVREVWPEHLPLTVRFGVIEYDGRDEQTLQESIGVVREFKAAGMDMISVTMGFTIPDTNIPWGPAFLGPIAERVRREADVPVSSAWGFGTPEIAERVVKEGQLDLVMVGRAHLANPHWPYQAAKELGLERASWTLPAPYAHWLERY, encoded by the coding sequence ATGTCCGCCCTGTTCCAACCGTTCAAACTCAAAGACCTCACCCTGCGCAACCGCATCGCGGTGCCGCCGATGTGCCAGTACATGGCCGTCGACGGCCGCGTCAACGAGTGGCACCTGTCGCACTACGCCAGCATCGCCCGCGGCGGCGCCGGCCTGGTGATCGTGGAAGCCACCTCGGTGGCGCCTGAAGGCCGCATCACCCCGGGCTGCACCGGCATCTGGTCCGACGAGCTGGCGCAGGCCTTTGTGCCGGTGGTGCAGGCCATCAAGGCGGCCGGCGCGGTGCCGGGCATCCAGATCGGCCACGCCGGCCGCAAGGCCAGCGCCAACCGCCCGTGGGAAGGCGACGACCATATCGCCGCCGGCGATGCCCGCGGCTGGGACACCATCGCTCCCTCCGCCGTCGCGTTCGGCCGCGGCCTGCCCAAGGTTCCCAAGGCCATGGACCTGGACGACATCGCCCGCGTGCGCCAGGACTTCGTCGACGCCGCCGTGCGCGCCCGCGACGCCGGCTTCGAATGGCTGGAACTGCACTTCGCCCACGGCTACCTGGCGCAGAGCTTCTTCTCGGCGCATTCCAACCAGCGCGACGACATCTACGGCGGCAGCGTCGAGAACCGCGCGCGTTTCCTGCTTGAAACCCTGCGCGCGGTGCGCGAGGTGTGGCCGGAACACCTGCCGCTGACGGTGCGTTTCGGCGTCATCGAGTACGACGGCCGCGATGAGCAAACCCTGCAGGAGTCGATCGGCGTGGTGCGCGAGTTCAAGGCCGCGGGCATGGACATGATCAGCGTCACCATGGGCTTCACCATTCCCGACACCAACATCCCCTGGGGCCCGGCCTTCCTCGGCCCGATCGCCGAGCGGGTGCGCCGCGAGGCGGACGTGCCGGTGTCGTCAGCCTGGGGCTTCGGCACGCCGGAGATCGCCGAGCGCGTGGTCAAGGAGGGGCAGCTGGACCTGGTGATGGTGGGCCGCGCCCACCTGGCCAACCCGCACTGGCCTTATCAGGCTGCCAAGGAACTGGGCCTGGAGCGTGCCTCGTGGACGCTGCCGGCGCCCTACGCGCACTGGCTGGAACGCTACTGA
- a CDS encoding DUF4148 domain-containing protein gives MSAKYIVAAALALSASSLAFAEAPYPVEKPFVSHTTRAAVKAELAKAQQQGLANQVDSVFPAVTSAPANRGLQTAGSQGALYTGA, from the coding sequence ATGTCTGCAAAGTATATCGTCGCCGCCGCCCTGGCCCTGTCCGCTTCGTCCCTGGCTTTCGCCGAGGCACCGTATCCGGTTGAAAAGCCTTTCGTGTCGCACACCACCCGCGCCGCCGTGAAGGCCGAGCTGGCCAAGGCGCAGCAACAAGGCCTGGCCAACCAGGTGGACTCGGTCTTCCCGGCCGTGACCTCGGCTCCTGCCAACCGCGGCCTGCAAACCGCAGGTTCGCAAGGCGCGCTGTACACCGGCGCCTGA
- a CDS encoding glutathione S-transferase family protein, whose product MLTIYGKDSSINVRKVLWACAELGIDYARQDWGAGFRSTREPSFLAMNPNAMVPVIDDGGFVLWESNSILRYLAGQYGDGSLYPAPPRERARIDQWMDWQASDLNRAWSYAFMSLVRKSPAHGDAQQVASSLESWSGFMRVLEQQLRQTGAFVAGPAFTLADIPVGLSLVRWFATPFARPELPAVAAYCDLLETREGYRRFGRNGMA is encoded by the coding sequence GTGCTCACGATCTACGGCAAGGACAGTTCCATCAATGTGCGCAAGGTGCTGTGGGCCTGCGCCGAACTCGGCATCGACTACGCGCGCCAGGACTGGGGCGCGGGCTTTCGCTCGACGCGCGAACCGTCTTTCCTGGCGATGAATCCCAACGCCATGGTGCCGGTGATCGACGACGGCGGCTTCGTGCTGTGGGAGTCGAACTCCATCCTGCGCTACCTGGCGGGCCAGTATGGCGACGGCTCCCTCTACCCGGCGCCGCCGCGCGAGCGCGCCCGCATCGACCAGTGGATGGACTGGCAGGCCAGCGACCTCAACCGCGCCTGGAGCTATGCCTTCATGTCATTGGTGCGCAAGTCGCCCGCGCACGGCGACGCGCAGCAGGTGGCGTCCTCGCTGGAGAGCTGGAGCGGCTTCATGCGCGTGCTGGAACAACAGTTGCGGCAGACCGGCGCCTTCGTCGCCGGCCCGGCCTTCACCCTGGCCGACATCCCGGTCGGGCTGTCGCTGGTGCGCTGGTTCGCCACGCCCTTCGCGCGTCCCGAGTTGCCGGCCGTGGCCGCCTACTGCGATCTCCTGGAAACCCGCGAGGGCTACCGCAGGTTCGGGCGCAACGGCATGGCCTGA
- a CDS encoding VOC family protein, giving the protein MTPQLDTILIYARNPAASAEFYRRHFGFLTSGEMVEGLIALSSPQSGAGILIHQAAKSLKQGQAGVKLMFSVPDVEAFKAQCARQGLEFGSVHQANGYAFANAKDPDGNSVAISSRAYRQGA; this is encoded by the coding sequence ATGACGCCCCAGCTCGACACCATCCTGATCTACGCCAGAAACCCCGCCGCCAGCGCCGAGTTCTACCGCAGGCACTTCGGTTTCCTGACCAGCGGCGAGATGGTCGAAGGCCTGATCGCACTGAGCTCGCCGCAGTCCGGCGCCGGCATCCTGATCCACCAGGCCGCCAAGAGCCTCAAGCAGGGGCAGGCCGGCGTGAAGCTGATGTTCAGCGTGCCCGATGTGGAAGCGTTCAAGGCGCAGTGCGCACGGCAAGGGCTGGAGTTCGGCAGCGTCCACCAGGCCAACGGCTATGCCTTCGCCAACGCCAAGGATCCCGACGGCAACTCGGTAGCGATCTCCAGCCGCGCCTATCGGCAGGGCGCCTGA
- a CDS encoding DMT family transporter: MSPSNIARLLLLAAIWGTSFMLMRIAAPVFGPMLTTFGRASLAAIVLLAYARSRGVRLDWRRNWKPYLVIGIGNTALPFSLFAWSALHIPSSYMATMNSLAPVFTAAFGFLLLGERLTAVRLGAFVLGLSGVAVLVGVGPVPADAMVVLGVLAGMGAAASYGYAATYTRMRGAGISPIAMACGSQFAAALCLAPFAAPGVPHALAAGTLPALLAVLVLGVVCTGVAYALFFQLISSEGATKAITVTFLVPMTASLWAWLLLDEPVTAGTVAGIAIVLTATAIALRAKPAGARKAAA, encoded by the coding sequence ATGTCACCGTCCAACATCGCCAGGCTCCTGCTGCTGGCCGCCATCTGGGGCACCAGCTTCATGCTCATGCGCATCGCGGCGCCGGTGTTCGGCCCCATGCTCACCACCTTCGGCCGCGCCTCGCTGGCGGCCATCGTGCTGCTGGCCTACGCCAGGTCGCGCGGCGTGCGGCTGGACTGGCGCCGCAACTGGAAACCCTACCTGGTCATCGGCATCGGCAACACGGCGCTGCCGTTCTCGCTGTTCGCCTGGTCGGCGCTGCACATCCCCTCCTCCTACATGGCGACCATGAACTCGCTGGCGCCGGTGTTCACCGCCGCCTTCGGCTTCCTGTTGCTGGGCGAGCGCCTGACGGCGGTGCGCCTGGGCGCCTTCGTGCTGGGCCTGTCCGGGGTCGCGGTGCTGGTCGGCGTGGGGCCGGTGCCGGCCGACGCGATGGTGGTGCTGGGCGTGCTGGCCGGCATGGGCGCGGCCGCCAGCTATGGCTATGCGGCGACCTATACGCGCATGCGCGGCGCCGGCATCTCGCCCATCGCGATGGCTTGCGGCAGCCAGTTCGCCGCCGCGCTGTGCCTGGCGCCCTTCGCCGCGCCGGGCGTGCCGCATGCGCTGGCCGCCGGCACCCTGCCCGCGCTGCTGGCGGTGCTGGTGCTGGGCGTGGTGTGCACCGGCGTCGCCTATGCGCTGTTCTTCCAGCTGATCTCCTCCGAGGGCGCGACCAAGGCCATCACCGTCACCTTCCTGGTGCCCATGACCGCCTCGCTGTGGGCCTGGCTGCTGCTGGACGAACCGGTCACCGCCGGCACCGTGGCCGGCATCGCCATCGTGCTGACCGCGACCGCGATCGCGTTGCGCGCCAAGCCGGCGGGGGCGCGCAAGGCGGCGGCCTGA
- a CDS encoding LysR family transcriptional regulator yields the protein MEIKWVEDFLSVVETLNFSRSAKLRNVTQPAFGRRIRSLETWLGAELFDRSSYPCTLTPAGESFVPIAREMLNQSMQARLVLRGQLAGAQSAVRFAMPHTLLLTLFPKLLSEIEKKVGAIATTVMAGNVHDAVMSLVERNCDLLICYDHRQQGIALDPERYDVLSLGKEPLRPYVKTMPGGAPKYVLPGTPNDPQPFLSYSPYSSLSRIVEKALHTSPRRVHLFRRFETDLAEGLKSMAVEGHGIAWLPASAVAREIAEGKLTLAIAPNDREALEQGLWCDEMDIRVYRRVDGASPDIDRIWNYLKSEHGPQ from the coding sequence ATGGAAATCAAATGGGTCGAGGACTTCCTCTCGGTGGTCGAGACGCTCAATTTCAGCCGTTCGGCCAAGCTGCGCAATGTTACGCAGCCGGCTTTCGGGCGCCGCATCCGCTCGCTGGAGACCTGGCTGGGCGCCGAGCTGTTCGACCGCTCCTCCTATCCCTGCACGCTGACCCCGGCCGGCGAGTCCTTCGTGCCGATCGCCAGGGAAATGCTCAACCAGTCGATGCAGGCGCGCCTGGTGCTGCGCGGGCAATTGGCCGGCGCGCAGTCGGCGGTGCGCTTCGCCATGCCGCACACGCTGCTGCTCACGCTGTTCCCCAAGCTGCTCTCCGAGATCGAGAAGAAGGTCGGCGCGATCGCCACCACCGTCATGGCCGGCAATGTGCACGATGCCGTGATGTCGCTGGTGGAGCGCAACTGCGACCTGCTGATCTGCTACGACCATCGGCAACAGGGCATCGCGCTCGACCCCGAGCGCTATGACGTGCTGTCGCTGGGCAAGGAGCCGCTGCGCCCCTACGTCAAGACCATGCCCGGCGGCGCGCCCAAGTACGTGCTGCCCGGCACGCCCAACGATCCCCAGCCCTTCCTGAGCTATTCACCGTATTCCTCGCTCTCGCGCATCGTCGAGAAGGCGCTGCACACCAGCCCGCGCCGGGTGCACCTGTTCCGCCGCTTCGAGACCGACCTGGCCGAGGGCCTCAAGAGCATGGCCGTGGAAGGCCACGGCATCGCCTGGTTGCCGGCCAGCGCGGTGGCGCGCGAGATCGCCGAGGGCAAGCTGACGCTGGCCATCGCGCCCAACGACCGCGAGGCGCTTGAGCAGGGCCTGTGGTGCGACGAAATGGATATCCGCGTCTATCGCCGGGTGGACGGCGCCAGCCCCGACATCGACCGCATCTGGAACTACCTCAAATCCGAACACGGGCCGCAATAA
- a CDS encoding ornithine cyclodeaminase family protein encodes MKFLSNQQISELLTTEGAIASMREAFAGAADGAHQGRVRTSASNGVMLSMMGAVIPAAGIAGAKVYTTIKGQFKFVIQLFSTETGAPLCTIEGDTMTGLRTAAATAVACDALARPDAAVLSVIGTGVQARSHVPALLQVRKFKEVLVAGLSGQQELAEEITRTLGVPARVVEIDEAARSADVLVTVTRAATPLFDGKLLRPGAFVAAVGASKANVRELDDTAIARAAALFVEWKPQARQEAGDLVQCAPGTFDWDQVMELAQAVDGSAPYQRGADDIVIYKAIGIGLEDVALAGLAYRKACVKYGW; translated from the coding sequence ATGAAATTCCTCAGCAACCAGCAGATCAGCGAACTGCTCACCACCGAAGGCGCCATCGCCTCGATGCGCGAGGCCTTCGCCGGCGCGGCCGACGGCGCGCACCAGGGGCGCGTGCGCACCAGCGCCTCCAACGGCGTGATGCTGTCGATGATGGGCGCCGTGATTCCCGCCGCCGGCATTGCCGGCGCCAAGGTCTACACCACCATCAAGGGCCAGTTCAAGTTCGTGATCCAGCTGTTCTCCACCGAGACCGGCGCGCCCCTGTGCACCATCGAGGGCGACACCATGACCGGGCTGCGCACCGCCGCCGCCACCGCGGTGGCCTGCGATGCGCTGGCGCGTCCGGATGCCGCGGTGCTGTCCGTGATCGGCACCGGCGTGCAGGCGCGTTCGCACGTGCCGGCGCTGCTGCAGGTGCGCAAGTTCAAGGAGGTGCTGGTGGCCGGCCTGTCGGGCCAGCAGGAACTGGCCGAGGAAATCACCCGCACCCTGGGCGTGCCGGCGCGCGTGGTCGAGATCGACGAGGCCGCGCGCAGCGCCGATGTGCTGGTCACCGTGACGCGCGCGGCCACGCCGCTGTTCGACGGCAAGCTGTTGCGCCCGGGCGCCTTCGTGGCGGCGGTCGGCGCTTCCAAGGCCAACGTGCGCGAGCTGGACGACACCGCGATTGCGCGCGCGGCCGCCCTGTTCGTCGAGTGGAAGCCGCAGGCCCGGCAGGAAGCCGGCGACCTGGTGCAATGCGCCCCCGGCACCTTCGACTGGGACCAGGTCATGGAGCTGGCGCAGGCGGTGGACGGCAGCGCGCCCTACCAGCGCGGCGCCGACGACATCGTCATCTACAAGGCCATCGGCATCGGCCTGGAAGACGTGGCGCTGGCGGGACTGGCCTATCGCAAGGCCTGCGTCAAATACGGCTGGTAA
- a CDS encoding ArsR/SmtB family transcription factor, translated as MRPYKHPAAEELVLERVLYALSDSIRLDIVRHLAHVACATCGELDGGRPKSTVSHHFKVLRESGLVLTENTGTSHMNTLRRADIESRFPGLLAAILSQGQPAPAKRKKAA; from the coding sequence ATGCGACCCTACAAACATCCCGCCGCCGAAGAACTGGTGCTTGAGCGCGTGCTCTACGCCCTGAGCGATTCGATCCGCCTGGACATCGTGCGCCACCTGGCGCACGTCGCCTGCGCGACCTGTGGCGAGCTCGACGGCGGCCGCCCCAAGTCCACCGTCTCGCACCACTTCAAGGTGCTGCGCGAGTCGGGCCTGGTGCTCACCGAGAACACCGGCACCTCGCACATGAACACCCTGCGCCGCGCCGACATCGAGAGCCGCTTCCCCGGATTGCTGGCGGCGATCCTGTCGCAGGGCCAGCCGGCGCCGGCCAAAAGGAAAAAGGCGGCCTGA
- a CDS encoding cysteine hydrolase: MPRQLHLLLIDPQNDFCDLPASHLPPDPVQGRAQAPALPVAGAHADMQRVARLIDEGGAGLSAISITLDSHHRLDIAHPTFWRRGDGAPVAPFTQIEAAQVRAGEFAPRDGQSLPRALAYLDALETSGRYRLMVWPVHCEIGSWGGDVHADVRAAYNRWEDATLRVAAKLRKGSNPWTEHYSAVQAEVPDADDPDTQLNLPFIGELARADAVYIAGEAGSHCVRATTEHIAQNLDAAGRARLVLVTDCMSPVAGFEQQHRDFLAAMQAAGLRLATSVQVLQELRANAA; encoded by the coding sequence ATGCCACGCCAGCTCCACCTGCTCCTCATCGATCCGCAGAATGACTTCTGCGACCTGCCCGCGTCCCATCTGCCGCCGGATCCCGTACAGGGCCGGGCGCAGGCGCCGGCCTTGCCGGTGGCCGGCGCCCATGCCGACATGCAGCGCGTGGCGCGGCTGATCGACGAGGGCGGGGCCGGCTTGTCGGCCATCAGCATCACGCTCGATTCGCATCACCGGCTCGATATCGCGCATCCAACCTTCTGGCGGCGCGGCGACGGCGCGCCGGTGGCGCCCTTCACCCAGATCGAAGCGGCCCAGGTGCGCGCCGGCGAGTTCGCGCCGCGCGACGGGCAATCGCTGCCGCGCGCGCTGGCCTATCTCGACGCCCTGGAAACCAGCGGCCGCTACCGCCTGATGGTGTGGCCGGTGCATTGCGAGATCGGCAGCTGGGGCGGCGACGTCCATGCCGACGTGCGGGCCGCCTATAACCGCTGGGAGGATGCGACGCTGCGCGTGGCGGCCAAGCTGCGCAAGGGCAGCAATCCCTGGACCGAGCATTACTCGGCGGTGCAGGCCGAAGTGCCCGACGCCGACGATCCGGACACCCAGCTCAACCTGCCCTTCATCGGCGAGCTGGCCCGGGCCGATGCGGTCTACATCGCCGGCGAGGCCGGCAGTCACTGCGTGCGCGCCACCACCGAGCACATCGCCCAGAACCTCGACGCCGCCGGCCGCGCGCGGCTGGTGCTGGTGACCGATTGCATGAGCCCGGTGGCGGGCTTCGAGCAGCAGCACCGCGATTTCCTGGCCGCCATGCAGGCGGCCGGCCTGCGCCTGGCGACATCGGTGCAAGTGTTGCAGGAGCTGCGCGCCAACGCCGCCTGA
- a CDS encoding NAD-dependent epimerase/dehydratase family protein: MNIFITGATGYIGGSAGRSLAAAGHTIRGLARDASKSEALRALGIEPVPGTLDDSALLADEARRADAVINCASSDHRPAIEALLGALEGSGKILLHTSGSSQVGDAAAGNVLNSQVFDENTPLVVGAEKWARYELDQRILAAPGMRGIVICNTLIYGHGTGLQPDSVQIPALVAQARESGVMKIVGRGVNRWATVHIGDVCALYRLALEAPDSKGFYFAENGESSYAEMAGALAGRMGIGRIENLSEEEAIALWGLNKARYSLGSNSRVRALRARSELGWRPAHASAVEWIRDEMRLPG; the protein is encoded by the coding sequence ATGAACATCTTCATCACAGGCGCCACCGGTTACATCGGCGGCTCCGCGGGACGCAGCCTGGCCGCCGCCGGCCACACCATCCGCGGGCTTGCGCGCGACGCGTCGAAGTCGGAAGCGCTGCGCGCCCTCGGCATCGAACCGGTGCCCGGCACGCTGGACGACAGCGCCCTGCTCGCGGACGAGGCCAGGCGCGCCGACGCCGTGATCAACTGCGCCAGCAGCGACCACCGTCCGGCCATCGAGGCGCTGCTCGGCGCGCTGGAAGGCAGCGGCAAGATCCTGCTGCACACCAGCGGCTCCAGCCAGGTGGGCGACGCCGCGGCCGGCAACGTGCTGAACTCGCAGGTGTTCGACGAGAACACGCCGCTGGTGGTCGGCGCCGAGAAATGGGCGCGCTATGAACTCGACCAGCGCATCCTGGCCGCGCCCGGCATGCGCGGCATCGTCATCTGCAACACGCTGATCTACGGTCACGGCACCGGCCTGCAGCCGGACAGCGTGCAGATACCCGCGCTGGTGGCGCAGGCGCGGGAAAGCGGGGTGATGAAGATCGTCGGCCGCGGCGTGAACCGTTGGGCGACGGTGCATATCGGGGATGTGTGCGCGCTGTATCGGTTGGCGCTGGAGGCGCCGGACAGCAAGGGCTTCTACTTCGCCGAGAACGGCGAGTCGTCCTACGCCGAGATGGCCGGGGCCCTTGCCGGCCGCATGGGCATCGGCCGTATCGAGAACCTGAGCGAGGAAGAGGCGATCGCGCTGTGGGGCCTCAACAAGGCGCGCTATTCGCTGGGTTCGAACAGCCGCGTGCGGGCATTGCGCGCGCGCAGCGAGCTGGGCTGGCGGCCGGCGCATGCGTCGGCGGTGGAGTGGATCCGCGACGAGATGCGCTTGCCGGGCTAG